A section of the Acidobacterium capsulatum ATCC 51196 genome encodes:
- a CDS encoding OsmC family protein: MKVTAVHDRKMQFRIQARQHVLLSDQPVENGGEDEGMTPPELFLASLASCAAFYAAQYLAIRNLASGGIEVEVEADKLRDPARLGNLRLHVKSPVSLNADQHLGMERAVHRCLIHQTLLQPLSISIHLEMPVSR, translated from the coding sequence ATGAAAGTCACCGCCGTTCATGACCGGAAAATGCAGTTTCGAATCCAGGCCCGGCAGCATGTGCTGCTCAGCGATCAGCCCGTGGAGAATGGCGGCGAAGATGAGGGCATGACTCCGCCCGAGCTATTCCTCGCATCGCTTGCTTCCTGCGCTGCCTTCTATGCGGCGCAATATCTGGCTATCCGCAATCTGGCCAGCGGCGGCATTGAGGTCGAGGTTGAGGCTGACAAGTTGCGCGATCCAGCCAGACTCGGCAATCTGCGGCTGCATGTCAAAAGCCCGGTTTCGCTCAATGCCGATCAGCATCTCGGAATGGAGCGCGCCGTGCATCGCTGCCTCATTCACCAGACGCTCCTGCAGCCCCTGTCCATCAGCATTCACCTGGAGATGCCTGTCTCCCGATGA
- a CDS encoding efflux RND transporter permease subunit — translation MPKFALKYPFFVLMICFISTLVGIVSLLSMPVDLFPKINIPVVVVATFYSGMPPQQIEGDITDTFERFFTYASNVDHIESRSMTGVSIIKVYFRPGTDPNSALSSISNLAMADLRRLPPGTLPPVVLGMDASDQPVCLVTLKGKGLNETQLKDIAQFNVRDQLASVQGASIPDPYGGTYRQIQVYVNPLKLEAHNLSLMDVVHAVNNSNLILPAGDVQIGTKDYNVYANAQFPSPKSINSLPLKSVGNGSVLVADVGKAEDSGAIQTNIVRIDGQRSVYLPIFKQGGDSNTITIVNGIRKTVKSLVDIPQTLKTSVVFDQSAFVKSAIVQLLREGGIGLLLTGLMILLFLGNARATIAVMLSVPLSVILCLLFTDIMGGSINTMLLGGLALALSRLIDNGVVVLENIFRYMEMGEPPRIAAEVGGTEVSLAVLAATVTTSIVFFPVASLTGVSKYIFTPLALGVVISMFASYVFAMTVVPLFCATFIQLDHHPHGNEEQAEAHRRKRSIFRRIVDTFNDYFQKLQDWYEGLAKRTMQRPGLTTIVILAGVILSIAVTLPFLGQAYFPRTDAGQFIINVKMPNGTRVEDSNNYIAKVEKIIRQQIPKRDLGMIVSNIGITHGPSTIYSSNSSMDTAFVQVSLKEGHTLSSFAYMDRVRKALGQQMPELTTYFQGGGLVDAVINQGLPAPIVIQVKSNNMQGAYALAQKLAAKIRKMPNVASAYIPQNLDYPGIQLNIDREKASLIGLTTKQVMDNVITALTSDGQVAPSYWIDPKTGNNYMLTVQYYPQMIEHMSMQQFENIPLRAAKSNQYTPLQSVASVNIINTPTEVDHYQLRRVIDIYVATKTEALGKIGNRIQNLLKNTKTGKNTRLNVIGAVVYMKDAFFHFGVGLVLAVILVYLVLMAQFASFVDPFIILMAIPPGLAGVVITLVLTGSTLNLMSLMGTIMMTGIVVSNSILIVDFANILHRQGLPLLEAAVQSCKMRLRPILMTSLATLLGMIPMALGIEAGSEQYAPLARAIIGGLAVSVVVTMFVVPAVYLLIHAREEGKQMKGEVNA, via the coding sequence ATGCCTAAGTTCGCTCTGAAGTATCCGTTTTTTGTGCTGATGATCTGTTTTATTTCGACACTCGTCGGAATCGTCAGCCTTCTCAGCATGCCCGTGGATCTCTTTCCGAAGATCAACATCCCGGTTGTCGTCGTTGCGACGTTCTACTCCGGCATGCCTCCCCAGCAGATTGAAGGTGACATTACTGACACCTTCGAGCGCTTCTTTACCTACGCTTCTAACGTAGACCACATCGAATCGCGCTCCATGACGGGCGTCAGCATCATCAAGGTCTACTTCCGGCCCGGTACAGACCCCAACTCGGCGCTCAGCAGTATCTCCAACCTCGCCATGGCTGACTTGCGCCGTCTGCCTCCTGGCACGCTGCCTCCTGTTGTGCTCGGCATGGATGCATCGGACCAGCCCGTCTGCCTCGTCACTCTCAAGGGCAAGGGCCTCAACGAAACACAGTTGAAGGACATCGCACAGTTCAACGTGCGCGATCAGTTGGCCAGCGTGCAGGGCGCTTCTATTCCCGATCCCTACGGTGGTACCTACCGGCAGATTCAGGTTTACGTGAATCCGCTCAAGCTCGAAGCGCACAACCTGTCACTGATGGATGTCGTACACGCCGTCAACAACTCCAACCTGATTCTGCCTGCGGGCGATGTACAGATCGGCACCAAAGACTACAACGTCTACGCAAACGCCCAGTTCCCCTCGCCTAAATCCATCAACTCACTCCCTCTCAAAAGCGTAGGGAATGGCTCCGTCCTGGTGGCAGATGTCGGCAAGGCGGAAGATTCCGGCGCAATTCAGACGAATATCGTGCGCATTGATGGTCAGCGTTCCGTCTACCTGCCCATCTTCAAGCAGGGCGGCGACAGCAACACCATCACCATCGTCAACGGCATCCGTAAAACGGTGAAGAGCCTCGTCGATATTCCCCAGACGCTCAAGACCTCTGTGGTCTTCGATCAGTCTGCGTTTGTGAAGTCGGCCATTGTGCAATTGCTGCGTGAGGGCGGCATCGGTCTGCTGCTGACGGGCCTGATGATTCTGCTCTTCCTCGGCAATGCGCGCGCCACCATCGCCGTCATGCTCTCGGTGCCTCTCTCCGTCATCTTGTGTCTGCTGTTCACTGACATCATGGGCGGCTCCATCAACACCATGTTGCTCGGCGGTCTTGCGCTTGCACTGTCTCGACTCATTGACAACGGCGTGGTGGTACTCGAAAACATCTTCCGCTACATGGAAATGGGCGAGCCCCCGCGCATCGCCGCGGAGGTGGGCGGAACAGAAGTTTCTCTGGCCGTGCTGGCTGCGACCGTTACCACTTCCATCGTCTTCTTCCCGGTGGCTTCGCTCACCGGCGTGAGCAAATACATCTTCACGCCGCTCGCGCTGGGCGTGGTCATCTCCATGTTCGCGTCGTATGTCTTCGCCATGACAGTGGTGCCGCTCTTCTGCGCCACTTTCATTCAGCTTGACCACCACCCTCATGGCAATGAGGAGCAGGCAGAGGCGCACAGACGGAAGCGGTCTATCTTCCGGCGCATCGTCGACACTTTCAACGACTACTTCCAGAAGCTTCAGGACTGGTACGAAGGTCTCGCCAAGCGCACTATGCAGCGCCCCGGACTCACCACCATCGTGATTCTCGCGGGCGTCATTCTCTCCATTGCGGTCACGCTTCCATTCCTGGGGCAGGCTTACTTCCCTCGCACCGACGCCGGCCAGTTCATCATCAATGTGAAAATGCCCAACGGCACGCGTGTGGAAGACAGCAACAACTACATCGCCAAAGTCGAGAAGATCATCCGCCAGCAGATTCCAAAACGCGATCTCGGCATGATCGTCTCCAACATCGGCATCACCCACGGTCCATCGACCATCTATTCCAGCAACTCATCCATGGACACGGCCTTTGTCCAGGTCAGTCTTAAAGAAGGGCATACTCTCAGCAGCTTTGCTTACATGGATCGTGTGCGCAAAGCCTTGGGCCAGCAGATGCCTGAGTTGACTACTTACTTCCAGGGCGGCGGCCTCGTCGATGCTGTCATCAATCAGGGCTTGCCTGCTCCCATCGTGATTCAGGTCAAGTCCAACAACATGCAGGGCGCTTATGCCCTCGCGCAAAAGCTGGCGGCAAAAATCCGCAAGATGCCGAACGTAGCCAGCGCCTATATTCCGCAGAATCTCGACTACCCGGGCATTCAGTTGAATATCGACCGCGAAAAGGCCAGCCTCATCGGCCTCACCACCAAGCAGGTGATGGATAACGTCATCACCGCGCTCACCTCCGATGGGCAGGTGGCTCCCAGCTACTGGATCGACCCCAAAACCGGTAACAACTACATGCTGACCGTTCAGTACTACCCGCAGATGATTGAACACATGAGCATGCAGCAGTTTGAAAACATTCCTCTGCGTGCGGCCAAGAGCAATCAGTACACGCCTCTGCAATCCGTGGCTTCGGTCAACATCATCAACACACCCACCGAGGTGGACCATTACCAGCTTCGGCGAGTGATTGATATTTACGTGGCCACTAAAACTGAGGCGCTCGGCAAGATCGGCAATCGCATCCAGAATCTGCTCAAGAACACTAAGACCGGCAAAAACACGCGTCTCAACGTGATCGGTGCGGTCGTCTATATGAAGGATGCATTCTTTCACTTCGGCGTGGGACTGGTTCTGGCCGTCATTCTGGTCTACCTGGTGCTCATGGCGCAGTTCGCATCCTTTGTTGATCCGTTCATCATTCTCATGGCCATTCCGCCCGGTCTCGCCGGCGTGGTCATCACACTGGTACTCACCGGCAGCACATTGAATCTGATGTCGCTGATGGGCACCATCATGATGACCGGCATCGTGGTGTCGAACAGTATTCTCATTGTCGACTTCGCGAACATCCTGCACCGGCAAGGCCTGCCGCTGCTCGAAGCCGCGGTGCAGTCCTGCAAGATGCGTCTGCGCCCCATTCTCATGACCTCACTGGCTACGCTGCTCGGCATGATTCCGATGGCGCTGGGTATTGAGGCCGGCAGCGAACAGTATGCTCCGCTGGCGCGTGCCATCATCGGTGGACTCGCAGTTTCCGTGGTCGTCACCATGTTTGTGGTGCCGGCCGTGTACCTGCTCATTCACGCACGCGAAGAAGGGAAGCAGATGAAAGGCGAGGTGAACGCATGA
- a CDS encoding efflux RND transporter permease subunit, with translation MNTEIPQDGKAHRGLAGLLASMFLDSKLTPLLVMAALALGLVAVLAIPREEDPQIQVPMLDVMTAMPGASPREVEERVTNPIESWMHQIPGVEYVYSISSPGQSLVIVRFQVGSSEQDALVKVYNKLYANADGMPPGASRPLVKVHSIDDVPILTMTLWGEHYNGYELRQIADEVQHTIRQVPDVSETSVIGGQPREMRVILSSARLAAFGISPDTVVQRLKAANARVQAGQFAESNQEIRVDAGHLFRDTEDLAGVVVGVENGRPVYLRDVAEKIQDGPADPGDYVLFGTTQASAPGGPREYPAVTLTVAKLKGSNATDVANAVLHRIHQMRGVNLPADVHLTVTRNYGATAKQKSDELMQHLFLATISVTILIALFLGWRESGVVLLAIPVTLAFTLAIFYLLGYTINRVTLFALIFSIGILVDDAIVVVENMVRHFRMPVNCRRPLREVAIEAVDEVGNPTILATFTVIAAILPMAFVRGLMGPYMRPIPVGASIAMLFSLAVAFIVSPWAARRLLGRKHLEGAHTLEPEKEGWLTRLYRRAMQPLMRSARNRWLFLGSVVVLLMFAAALVPLKMVLVKMLPFDNKSEFQIIVNMPDGTPLEQTTRVTQALGDYLSRQRQVVNYQIYSGTAGPFNFNGLVRHYYLRHQVNQADIQVNLLPVHQRSEQSHAIARQLRPGLDQIAARYGARIQVTEVPPGPPVLQTLVAEIYGPSEQGQIALARKVKKIFEQTPGVVDTDWYMQDPQSELVMQVDQTKAALHGISVAQVAETLRLATSGMQAGLLHDPTAREAIPTFVEMERPDRSSEQALENIKLRAADGSMVSLRELVDVKHTTLQPDIYHKNLKRVVYVTGDVAGGEESPVYAILKMNQALRKLTPGGFPLKIYNAVQPESTAHYSMKWDGEWQITIEVFRDLGLAFAVVLVLIYVLVVGWFKSFTAPLVIMAPIPLTLVGILPAHALMGAFFTATSMIGFIAGAGIIVRNSILVVDFIELRLKQGMPLAEAVIDAGAVRLRPVLLTAGGVIIGASVILPDPIFQGLGLSLIAGSVASTFLSWPAVPVLYYMLHPAHRQAPPEPCNLPEES, from the coding sequence ATGAACACGGAGATACCTCAGGACGGTAAAGCACATCGTGGACTGGCAGGCCTGCTGGCCTCCATGTTTCTCGACTCCAAGCTGACGCCGCTGCTCGTCATGGCGGCTCTGGCGCTCGGCTTGGTCGCGGTCCTCGCAATTCCTCGCGAAGAAGATCCGCAGATTCAGGTGCCCATGCTCGATGTGATGACGGCGATGCCCGGCGCTTCCCCGCGAGAGGTGGAAGAGCGCGTCACCAATCCCATCGAAAGCTGGATGCATCAGATCCCCGGCGTCGAATATGTCTATTCCATCTCAAGCCCGGGACAGAGCCTCGTCATCGTGCGCTTTCAAGTCGGTTCCTCTGAGCAGGACGCGCTCGTCAAGGTCTACAACAAGCTCTACGCCAACGCCGATGGCATGCCTCCCGGCGCAAGCCGCCCGCTGGTCAAAGTGCATTCGATTGACGATGTGCCCATTCTCACCATGACGCTTTGGGGAGAGCACTACAACGGTTACGAATTGCGCCAGATCGCCGATGAAGTGCAGCACACCATCCGGCAGGTTCCCGATGTCTCTGAGACATCGGTGATCGGCGGCCAGCCTCGCGAGATGCGCGTCATTCTCAGCAGCGCCCGCCTCGCGGCCTTCGGTATTTCTCCGGACACGGTGGTGCAGCGCCTCAAAGCAGCCAATGCCCGCGTGCAGGCCGGCCAGTTCGCTGAGAGCAATCAGGAGATTCGCGTCGATGCCGGCCATCTCTTTCGCGACACAGAAGATTTAGCCGGCGTCGTGGTGGGCGTTGAAAACGGCCGCCCTGTTTATCTGCGAGATGTAGCCGAAAAGATTCAGGATGGCCCTGCCGATCCCGGCGACTATGTGCTCTTTGGCACCACGCAGGCCAGCGCTCCCGGCGGCCCGCGTGAATATCCCGCCGTCACGCTCACTGTCGCCAAGCTCAAGGGCTCCAACGCTACCGATGTCGCCAACGCGGTGCTGCATCGCATCCATCAGATGCGCGGCGTCAATCTGCCTGCCGATGTGCATCTGACCGTTACGCGCAACTATGGCGCAACCGCCAAGCAGAAATCAGATGAGCTGATGCAGCATCTGTTTCTCGCAACTATATCGGTTACGATTCTCATCGCACTCTTCCTAGGATGGCGGGAATCAGGCGTCGTGCTGCTCGCCATCCCCGTCACTCTGGCCTTCACGCTCGCCATCTTTTATCTGCTCGGTTACACCATCAATCGTGTCACGCTTTTCGCGCTGATCTTCAGCATCGGCATTCTCGTTGACGATGCCATCGTGGTGGTGGAGAACATGGTCCGGCACTTCCGCATGCCCGTCAACTGCCGCCGCCCGCTGCGTGAGGTGGCCATTGAGGCGGTCGATGAGGTCGGCAACCCCACCATTCTGGCGACCTTTACGGTGATCGCGGCCATTCTGCCCATGGCCTTTGTTCGCGGTCTCATGGGGCCCTACATGCGGCCCATCCCTGTGGGCGCGTCGATTGCCATGCTCTTCTCGCTGGCCGTGGCCTTCATCGTTTCTCCATGGGCCGCGCGGCGTTTGCTGGGGCGCAAGCATCTTGAGGGTGCTCACACTCTTGAGCCTGAGAAAGAAGGATGGCTCACGCGCCTCTATCGCCGCGCCATGCAGCCTCTGATGCGCAGCGCACGCAACCGCTGGCTTTTTCTTGGCTCGGTCGTCGTGCTCCTTATGTTCGCCGCCGCACTGGTCCCGCTCAAAATGGTGCTGGTTAAAATGCTGCCCTTTGATAACAAGAGCGAGTTTCAAATCATCGTCAATATGCCCGACGGCACGCCGCTAGAGCAGACCACGCGCGTGACGCAGGCGCTGGGCGATTACCTGAGCCGGCAGCGCCAGGTCGTGAACTATCAGATTTACTCCGGCACCGCTGGTCCGTTCAACTTCAATGGACTCGTGCGCCATTACTATCTGCGCCATCAGGTCAACCAGGCCGACATTCAAGTCAATCTACTGCCGGTGCATCAGCGCAGCGAACAGAGCCATGCCATTGCCCGGCAGCTGCGCCCCGGCCTTGACCAGATTGCCGCCCGCTATGGCGCGCGCATTCAAGTCACTGAGGTGCCGCCAGGGCCGCCGGTGCTGCAAACCCTGGTCGCCGAAATTTACGGGCCCAGTGAGCAAGGCCAGATCGCTCTCGCACGCAAAGTAAAAAAGATCTTTGAGCAGACTCCCGGCGTCGTCGATACCGACTGGTACATGCAAGACCCGCAATCCGAACTGGTGATGCAGGTCGATCAAACCAAGGCCGCCTTGCACGGTATCTCGGTCGCCCAGGTCGCCGAGACCTTGCGGTTGGCCACCTCCGGCATGCAGGCCGGGCTCCTGCATGATCCCACTGCGCGTGAGGCAATTCCCACCTTCGTTGAGATGGAGCGTCCTGACCGCTCCTCTGAACAGGCGCTCGAGAACATCAAGCTGCGGGCCGCCGACGGAAGCATGGTTTCTCTGCGCGAACTGGTTGATGTGAAACACACCACGTTGCAGCCCGATATCTATCACAAGAATCTGAAGCGCGTCGTCTACGTCACGGGCGATGTGGCCGGCGGCGAAGAGAGCCCCGTCTACGCCATCCTCAAAATGAATCAGGCCCTGCGCAAGCTCACGCCCGGCGGCTTTCCGCTGAAGATATACAACGCTGTTCAGCCCGAATCCACCGCGCATTACTCCATGAAGTGGGATGGAGAGTGGCAGATCACCATTGAAGTCTTTCGTGATCTCGGTCTCGCATTCGCCGTGGTGCTCGTGCTCATCTATGTGCTCGTGGTGGGCTGGTTCAAGTCCTTCACCGCGCCGCTGGTCATCATGGCGCCTATTCCTCTCACGTTGGTAGGCATCTTGCCGGCACACGCGCTGATGGGCGCATTCTTCACGGCAACGTCAATGATCGGCTTCATTGCCGGCGCGGGAATTATTGTGCGCAACTCCATTCTGGTGGTGGACTTCATCGAGCTGCGCCTCAAGCAGGGCATGCCACTTGCCGAGGCGGTCATTGATGCGGGAGCCGTGCGCCTGCGCCCCGTGCTGCTCACCGCTGGTGGAGTCATCATCGGCGCAAGCGTCATTCTTCCCGATCCCATTTTTCAAGGCCTGGGCCTGTCCCTGATCGCAGGCTCCGTGGCCTCCACATTTCTCTCCTGGCCTGCCGTGCCGGTGCTCTATTACATGCTGCACCCGGCCCATCGGCAGGCTCCGCCTGAACCCTGCAACTTGCCGGAAGAATCTTAG
- a CDS encoding efflux RND transporter periplasmic adaptor subunit → MNRIANIAFLFLFSASAPLLLNGCSHAHPPASSAPATVRAALVQSTAASVPRMIPLTGTVHARETAMISAQAPGRIRAVLVQAGQHVRAGQLLVSLDATAEQASLARAQAAWQAVEQQQQIAGTQSALAVSTLQRYQLLRQQKSVSPQEFDEVQKRAQSAALAVRALDAQRAEAQAAVAGARVALGYMQLRAPFAGVITARMADPGTLATPGMPLLAVDRDGPLQVYASVDESLLPQVRMGMNLPVQIDAAGAASLTGKVAEILPAADPSSRTFLLKLDLPANSAVHAGMYATVQLPSGKQAVVLAPQSAIVQRGSLSYVYALDAHRIAQLRYVTLGRAQADNVIVLSGLTAGEQLVDHPGERDLAGKRIEAM, encoded by the coding sequence ATGAACCGAATCGCCAACATCGCCTTCTTGTTCCTCTTCTCCGCTAGCGCGCCACTCCTGCTGAACGGCTGTTCGCACGCTCATCCGCCCGCGTCATCCGCTCCGGCCACAGTGCGGGCCGCGCTGGTGCAAAGCACGGCGGCCAGCGTGCCGCGCATGATTCCGCTCACCGGCACGGTGCATGCCCGCGAGACCGCAATGATCTCAGCGCAGGCTCCCGGACGCATTCGCGCCGTGCTGGTGCAGGCAGGTCAACACGTGCGTGCCGGGCAATTGTTGGTCAGCCTCGATGCCACCGCCGAGCAGGCCAGCCTCGCGCGCGCGCAGGCCGCATGGCAGGCGGTCGAGCAGCAGCAGCAAATCGCAGGCACGCAGTCCGCGCTTGCTGTCAGCACGCTTCAGCGTTACCAGTTGCTGCGGCAGCAGAAGAGCGTCAGCCCGCAGGAGTTTGACGAGGTTCAAAAGCGCGCGCAATCGGCCGCTCTCGCAGTGCGCGCGCTCGATGCGCAACGCGCCGAGGCTCAGGCTGCGGTTGCCGGTGCTCGCGTAGCGCTTGGCTACATGCAGTTGCGAGCGCCCTTTGCCGGGGTCATCACCGCGCGCATGGCCGATCCCGGCACGCTCGCCACGCCCGGCATGCCGTTGCTCGCCGTCGATCGCGATGGGCCGCTTCAGGTCTATGCCTCCGTCGATGAGTCGCTGTTGCCTCAGGTGCGCATGGGAATGAATCTGCCTGTCCAGATTGACGCGGCAGGGGCCGCGTCATTGACCGGCAAGGTCGCTGAGATACTACCGGCTGCCGACCCTTCCAGCCGCACCTTTCTTCTGAAGCTCGATCTCCCGGCCAATTCCGCCGTGCATGCGGGCATGTATGCGACGGTCCAGTTGCCCTCCGGCAAGCAAGCCGTTGTCCTTGCACCGCAATCCGCCATTGTGCAGCGCGGCTCTCTCAGCTATGTGTATGCGCTCGACGCTCACCGCATCGCTCAGTTGCGCTATGTCACACTCGGCCGCGCACAGGCAGACAACGTGATCGTGCTCTCGGGCCTGACGGCAGGCGAGCAGTTGGTCGATCATCCCGGCGAGCGTGACCTCGCCGGCAAGCGAATTGAGGCGATGTGA
- a CDS encoding YgaP family membrane protein produces MTVERALRLMAGVVVLLSLALGYWISPWWYWLTAFVGLNLLQSAFTNWCPAMAIFRWMGLPESGRSQKAG; encoded by the coding sequence ATGACGGTAGAACGCGCGCTTCGTCTGATGGCCGGTGTCGTCGTACTGCTCTCGCTGGCTCTCGGATACTGGATTTCACCCTGGTGGTATTGGCTCACCGCTTTTGTGGGACTCAATCTTTTGCAATCCGCATTCACCAACTGGTGCCCGGCGATGGCAATCTTCCGATGGATGGGTCTGCCTGAATCCGGCCGCTCACAGAAAGCAGGTTGA
- a CDS encoding class I SAM-dependent methyltransferase — MHERIFRPEQAHRLEDPARLEWLPPHDIMQAMDVEPGQTIADVGAGTGYFTLPLARQIGLHGVVYAVDVQSEMLGWIREKIERDAVFNIQLVHAEAHATQLPEECCDLFFLANLWHELDDREATLHEAMRVLKPEGRIAILDWRPDVEREFGPPLDHRLSVESCVSELQQADFAATVIKDIGRYHWLVQGAR; from the coding sequence ATGCACGAACGCATCTTTCGCCCGGAACAGGCCCATCGCCTCGAAGACCCCGCGCGTCTGGAATGGTTGCCACCGCACGACATCATGCAGGCCATGGATGTTGAGCCAGGACAAACCATCGCGGATGTAGGCGCGGGCACCGGCTACTTCACCTTGCCTTTGGCTCGGCAAATTGGGCTCCACGGCGTCGTTTATGCCGTCGATGTGCAGTCTGAAATGCTGGGCTGGATTCGCGAAAAGATCGAGCGGGACGCGGTCTTCAACATTCAGCTGGTGCATGCCGAGGCTCACGCCACGCAGTTGCCCGAGGAGTGTTGTGACCTGTTCTTTCTCGCGAATCTATGGCATGAACTCGATGACCGCGAGGCCACTCTGCACGAGGCCATGCGCGTCCTCAAGCCTGAGGGCCGCATTGCCATTCTCGATTGGCGGCCCGATGTAGAGCGTGAGTTCGGCCCTCCACTCGATCATCGTCTCTCCGTCGAGAGTTGCGTAAGCGAGTTGCAGCAGGCTGACTTTGCCGCGACCGTCATCAAAGACATCGGCCGTTACCACTGGCTGGTGCAGGGAGCGCGCTGA
- a CDS encoding efflux RND transporter periplasmic adaptor subunit produces MKNKKLVFGIAVCAAIALIVLVIYRHHQSAPVQVEAHGPATAQVAEVQRGNISEVLTLAGQFQPYQVVEVHPKVSGFIRKINVDIGDIVHRGQTLAVLEVPELQAQLQGTVSSLSQAKAQVVQAQNEVSRAESQHVALHEDNLRLQEAAKAQPGLIAEQELDDAQAKDLASQAQVAAAKSALAAAQQAEQVARANHLRVSALNHYTDVVAPLNGVITWRYADTGALIQAGTTSDTQALPIVKLSQSDLLRLRVPVPEDDVRYVNVGDPMQVYVGAIGRSFEGKVVRFTRSVSLDTRTMETEIDVPNPDLTIDPGMYANTELQLAHVNNVPTVALDALVHNNGNGWEAYVVDSTSHVQIRPVKVGVQGSNLAQIVSGLQPGDRVILGGQGKYQQGELVKPILQKEPASEVYKQTGGMIDMSASQESD; encoded by the coding sequence ATGAAAAATAAGAAGCTCGTCTTTGGCATCGCTGTGTGCGCTGCGATCGCGCTGATTGTCTTGGTGATTTACCGGCATCACCAGTCTGCTCCTGTGCAGGTGGAAGCTCACGGGCCTGCCACTGCGCAGGTTGCGGAGGTGCAGCGTGGGAACATCTCTGAGGTCTTGACGCTTGCCGGGCAGTTCCAGCCTTATCAGGTTGTGGAAGTGCATCCCAAGGTCTCCGGTTTCATTCGCAAAATCAATGTGGATATCGGCGACATCGTCCATCGCGGCCAGACGCTTGCTGTCCTCGAAGTGCCCGAACTGCAGGCTCAACTGCAGGGCACTGTATCCTCGCTCTCGCAGGCTAAGGCGCAGGTCGTGCAGGCGCAGAATGAAGTGTCGCGCGCCGAATCGCAGCACGTCGCCCTGCATGAAGATAACCTTCGCCTGCAGGAGGCTGCCAAAGCCCAGCCCGGCCTCATCGCCGAGCAGGAGCTCGACGACGCCCAGGCCAAGGATCTCGCCTCCCAGGCGCAGGTCGCGGCTGCCAAGTCTGCCCTGGCCGCCGCGCAGCAGGCCGAGCAGGTGGCCCGCGCCAATCATCTGCGCGTCAGCGCCCTCAATCACTACACCGATGTTGTGGCCCCGCTCAATGGCGTGATCACCTGGCGCTATGCCGATACCGGAGCGCTTATCCAGGCCGGCACCACCTCAGACACGCAGGCGCTGCCCATTGTGAAGCTCTCGCAGAGCGACCTTCTGCGTCTCCGCGTCCCTGTACCGGAAGACGACGTGCGCTACGTCAATGTCGGCGATCCCATGCAGGTGTATGTGGGAGCCATCGGGCGTTCCTTTGAGGGCAAGGTGGTGCGCTTCACGCGCAGCGTAAGCCTCGACACCCGCACGATGGAAACAGAAATCGACGTTCCGAATCCCGATCTCACCATCGACCCTGGCATGTATGCGAACACTGAGCTGCAGCTCGCCCACGTGAATAACGTGCCCACGGTCGCGCTCGACGCGCTCGTGCACAACAACGGCAACGGCTGGGAAGCGTACGTGGTGGACAGCACCAGCCATGTGCAGATTCGCCCCGTGAAGGTGGGCGTGCAGGGCTCCAATCTCGCGCAGATCGTCAGCGGCCTCCAGCCCGGTGATCGCGTGATTCTCGGCGGCCAGGGCAAATATCAGCAGGGCGAACTGGTGAAGCCCATTCTGCAGAAGGAGCCGGCCAGCGAAGTCTACAAACAGACGGGCGGCATGATCGACATGAGTGCCAGCCAGGAGAGTGACTAA